In the Sphingobacterium sp. PCS056 genome, ATCCAGTTTATCCTTGATCTCCAGCACACGCTCCTTGCGGATCATGCTGACATCATGGGGCAGTTCTATGGTAAAAGGAAGATGTTCGATCGCTGAGTTCGTCACGTGAGCACGCTTTATGGTTTGCTCAATATTTTTAATCAAATTACGACGAAATGATTTATACAGATAGTTTTTAACCGATACGTCGGTATTTAAATTTTCTTTATTGCTCCACAACTTGACAAATAATTCTTGTATACTATCTTCAATGACAGCATTATCCTGTGTAAATTTGAATCCATAATTATACAAAGATTGGTTGTATCGTTCAAAGAGAACTTTAAACGATGCTTCATGTCCAACCTGGAACAGCTGCCATATTTGTAAATCGGAATCCATAAGTAAGTAAAAGATTTTTTATTTTGAGGCCTAACCGAAAAATCTTCTTTTTCAAATGTATAAAAAAAAATGATGTTATGTAATTTATGAAAGATAATCCTTTGAAAAGCTCTTGTAAACAAAAGAATCACACAAAAATTATTGATTATCCAACATTTTGCCCAGCCAAGCAAAAATAATATAACCGGATATCATCACAAAAGCCACTTATTCAAGTGGCTTTTACTAACATGGATTTTCAAAACAACAAATTGCTCTTATTTTACAAATGGATCGAACAGCTTGAACAGTAAAAAATTGTTCTTTATAACCGATTAAATGGATCCAGTTTATTTAAAGGCATTCCATACTTTTGTTGGTCTACCGTTATTGTCAAATGCACCAAGGGTATATCCATTCCACCCGGCATAAGCCAAAGGTTCCCAATAGAATATCCCCAATACTTTTTGATTCGGAATCCCATTTGCCGCTTTCAGCAATTCGCTCAGCCATCGTTCTGCAACCTCTTCTTCATCCCAGCTCATCCCCACCTCACAGATCATCACTTCCGATTGATAACGGCTGATCATATCGTTGATATTGTTGATACAAGCCGTATTATACGCTTCCCAGTTTTCTTTATTGGGATATAACGACATTCCGATCACATCCCACTTACCACCATTATTTTTTAACCCGTCAAAAAGCCAACGGAATAAACTGTTATCCTGACCATTTTGCAGATGTACAATCACTTTGCTATTTGGCAAAATTGCTTTCACCGCATCATATCCTGCATTATTCAGCGCCGCATAGTTAGCCATGTTGACCGAAGCTTTTCCATCCTCCCAGAGCATCCCATTTCCGGTTTCATTCCCTACCTGTACCCATTCTGGTTGGATACCATTGTCTTTCAACAATTGCAGTACAGATGTCGTATGGGATGCTACAGCAGACTTTAATTCACTAAAAGATAATGTGGACCAAGCAGCTGGTTTGTTCTGCTGTCCGGGATCTGCCCAAGTATCACTATAATGAAAGTCAATCAGTAAGCGCATCCCCAGATGCTTTGCGCGTCGTGCTTTTACCAAAAGATCATCTTGATTGCACCATCCATTTTGAGGATTTACCCATACCCGCAATCGGACCGCATCGACGCCCAACGACTGGACGAGCTTCATACCGTCCACTGAAGTTCCCCCCGTATTATAAAACTGTACACCCGAAGCTTCCATTTCTGTGATCCAACTGACATCAGCACCTTGAGCTAAATGGCCCGTTTGTTGTATCGGCTGTGCCACCCCTTCATCGCTACAGCTATATAAGCTGAAGCATAAACAAATCAAGTAAAATCGTAAATCTATTATTAAGTTTTTCATCTCATTCTTTTTAAAACCGACCTATTATTCTTTCCCTTAACCCAAAACAGCAACCTATTGCACCCAGTACTTAAATGCTTTAGGATCGCTCAGATCGAGTACAAGCGTATGTGTTCCGATCTTGTCATATACAAAACCACTGGCGTCTGCCGTATATAGATGACAGGTTCCTGCTTCCTCTGCAGCTCCAAAAAACCACGTCCAGCTGCCATTGATCAAGACCTTGATCCCCCATTGCTCCGCAACTGTATTCGTAATCGTTGCTTTCCACAATTTCTCCGTTTTATCGTAAGTCATGGGTGTAGCAGACGCACTCCATCCATTGAAATCACCGGTGACGGACAAGGATTCGACGACCGTCTCTTTCCAGCTTAATTTATTGACATCGGCAGTCAGGTACAGGTATCCCCCATTGCTGGTCCAACTATTCCAACGATCATCTCCACTATACAGAATATATTGGCTACCTTCCAATGGATAAGAACCATAGATCACAGACGCATTGGCGCTTTCCTCATTGGTCAGGTAGAAGTTAAACCATTGGTCTACCTGTACAAATCCGTCATAGAAACCATCTTCCTTACGCGAGCATATCTTCCATGGAAATTGTGTCAGTTCCTTGTTGGCCATATAGAGGTATTGGGCATCAACAATAGGTTCATAAGCCGTCACCGCTATGGCGATCACATTACTATATACGACATCAACATTACGTGCTAGACGTGTCGAAACACGTGCATATAAAGTTGTCTTTTTCCCAGGTTCAAAGCCCATAGCTGTTACTAAACTATTCAATTGTTCGTGGGTATAACTCAAGGATGGCGCCACTTGTTCGCTCTTTTTAGCAATCACGGCAAATGTCGCTTCTGCGGCAAATTCAACGGTATGCTGAAGCGTAGACGGAGCGATTGGCTGTGCACTAGTCAAATTCGACTCCTCCCATACCAGTTGCAATGCCAGACTTTTACGATCAGTAGATGTCAACAGAACATCTGTTGTGCTGCTATGGAGCACTGCTGCCTCAAAACCTGTCAGGACGGGCTCACCGCCTTCCTTTTTACAAGAAAATAAAAGGAAGGCCAACGTATAAATAATCAATTTTTTCATAATCGGTGTAATTGGATAATAAATAGCTTATTTAGTAACCTGTATTTTGTATTAAATTGGGATTGGCAGTCATATCAGTAGTCGGTATCGGATACAGATTGAACTTTGCATCTACACTACTTCCATTGACAGTCCCACCTTTCCATTGCCACAAATACGTATTACCTGTAAAGCGTCCAAAGCGGATCAGATCGGTCCGTCTTGTACATTCCCAAAAAAGCTCTCTTCCACGTTCGTCAAGAATAAAATCTAACGTAAGCTGTGCCTGCGTAATAGCGCCAGCGGAACCTTTATAAGCGCGTTGACGAATCTGATTCACCAGATTGAGCGCCTCTTGGATATTACCGCCACCACCACGTAGAACGGACTCGGCATACATCAAATAACTATCAGCCAAACGAATCATTGGAAAATCGGTACTCACTAGACCTTCATCTGTTTTGTAAGTGCCGTCATCATTTAAATTGGTAAATTTTACCACACCATATCCCTGACTAGAAGAAGCCGGATCATCGACATCCAAAGATTGCCCTTTAGTCCAAAAATCGCCTCGCTTATCATTAGCATTAAATATAGAAACAAATTCACGCAGGGTACGGAAACTGTTCCATCCAGAGATCACGCCGTAATCTGCAGCCTGCATGCTTCCCACGATAGGACCATTGACCAGATAAGTGGTTGCCCCCCAGCTTGTCGTATGGGCTACATCAGCTTGAATTTGAAAAATAATTTCATTCAAACATTTATCATTATCAGCATTAAACAGCTGTTTATAGTCATTATGCAGCGTATGTCCACTATCGATCACCTTTTTACTATACAGCAGACAGTCGGCGTAGCGTGCTGTGCCGGTATAGATCTGCGCATTCAAATAGTTTTTAGCAAGTAAAGCCCAAGCGGCAGCTCGACTGACATGACCATACTGATTTTGACGTGCCTCGGGCAACAGGTCTGCAACAGCGATTAGCTCTTGTTCGATATAGTTAAAAAGATCAGCTCTTGCTATACGAGGAGGAAAAAATGCAGCAACAGGATCTTTCTCTGTTACAAAAGGAACATGGCCATACAGATCCATGGCATGGCTATACGTTAAAGCGCGTAGAAAACGAGCCTCGGCAGCAAACCGCTCAATCTCGGCACGTTCTGCAGGATCAAAAGCGGCTAATTTTTCTGTCGTCACATTCCTTAAAAACTCATTGCATAATGCAATTGAATAGTAGATACGGTAGTACATGGCATTCACCCAAGTGTCGGATGCGCCCCATTTTACGTACTGTATATCCTCCATGTTATCACCACCGGCCCAAGTATAAATAACCTCATCTGTGGGCACCTCTTGCAAATTAAAGAAAACGCGCAGGTAACCCCATGAAGCTGTTGCTCCTGCCATATCTGGATCGGCATCTCCACGACCATTTCCGGCGACAGCAAAAGAAGCATATAATTTTGCCAGTACCGAACGATAACCAGCTACTGAAGTATA is a window encoding:
- a CDS encoding RNA polymerase sigma factor — protein: MDSDLQIWQLFQVGHEASFKVLFERYNQSLYNYGFKFTQDNAVIEDSIQELFVKLWSNKENLNTDVSVKNYLYKSFRRNLIKNIEQTIKRAHVTNSAIEHLPFTIELPHDVSMIRKERVLEIKDKLDQALSNMTARQREIIHLRFFEELTYAEIASIMGLSTKDTYKLYYRALDNLKKHFGKFGVLVLLHLINQVKL
- a CDS encoding arabinogalactan endo-beta-1,4-galactanase produces the protein MKNLIIDLRFYLICLCFSLYSCSDEGVAQPIQQTGHLAQGADVSWITEMEASGVQFYNTGGTSVDGMKLVQSLGVDAVRLRVWVNPQNGWCNQDDLLVKARRAKHLGMRLLIDFHYSDTWADPGQQNKPAAWSTLSFSELKSAVASHTTSVLQLLKDNGIQPEWVQVGNETGNGMLWEDGKASVNMANYAALNNAGYDAVKAILPNSKVIVHLQNGQDNSLFRWLFDGLKNNGGKWDVIGMSLYPNKENWEAYNTACINNINDMISRYQSEVMICEVGMSWDEEEVAERWLSELLKAANGIPNQKVLGIFYWEPLAYAGWNGYTLGAFDNNGRPTKVWNAFK
- a CDS encoding RagB/SusD family nutrient uptake outer membrane protein; translated protein: MKNLKIYSCSILSIFLMLCSCTKDLDQYPTVQTTSEAVYTSVAGYRSVLAKLYASFAVAGNGRGDADPDMAGATASWGYLRVFFNLQEVPTDEVIYTWAGGDNMEDIQYVKWGASDTWVNAMYYRIYYSIALCNEFLRNVTTEKLAAFDPAERAEIERFAAEARFLRALTYSHAMDLYGHVPFVTEKDPVAAFFPPRIARADLFNYIEQELIAVADLLPEARQNQYGHVSRAAAWALLAKNYLNAQIYTGTARYADCLLYSKKVIDSGHTLHNDYKQLFNADNDKCLNEIIFQIQADVAHTTSWGATTYLVNGPIVGSMQAADYGVISGWNSFRTLREFVSIFNANDKRGDFWTKGQSLDVDDPASSSQGYGVVKFTNLNDDGTYKTDEGLVSTDFPMIRLADSYLMYAESVLRGGGGNIQEALNLVNQIRQRAYKGSAGAITQAQLTLDFILDERGRELFWECTRRTDLIRFGRFTGNTYLWQWKGGTVNGSSVDAKFNLYPIPTTDMTANPNLIQNTGY
- a CDS encoding DUF5111 domain-containing protein — encoded protein: MKKLIIYTLAFLLFSCKKEGGEPVLTGFEAAVLHSSTTDVLLTSTDRKSLALQLVWEESNLTSAQPIAPSTLQHTVEFAAEATFAVIAKKSEQVAPSLSYTHEQLNSLVTAMGFEPGKKTTLYARVSTRLARNVDVVYSNVIAIAVTAYEPIVDAQYLYMANKELTQFPWKICSRKEDGFYDGFVQVDQWFNFYLTNEESANASVIYGSYPLEGSQYILYSGDDRWNSWTSNGGYLYLTADVNKLSWKETVVESLSVTGDFNGWSASATPMTYDKTEKLWKATITNTVAEQWGIKVLINGSWTWFFGAAEEAGTCHLYTADASGFVYDKIGTHTLVLDLSDPKAFKYWVQ